The Petrocella atlantisensis genome has a window encoding:
- the ftsZ gene encoding cell division protein FtsZ — protein MLEINMSDRSNIAKIVVIGVGGGGNNAVNRMVEDAVTGVEFVAVNTDVQALNGSKAKNKVQIGEKLTRGLGAGAKPEIGLKAAEESHDELAQIIKGYDMVFITAGMGGGTGTGAAPVIANIAKQQGILTVGVVTKPFEFEGRGRMQNADQGIIELKKNVDTLIVIPNQKLLSVVDRRTTMRDAFKKADEVLQQGVQGISDLIYTPGIINLDFADVATVMSDKGVAHIGIGRAKGDNKAEEAARLAISSPLLETTIDGAKHMLINISGDLNMSMFDANDAIQLIQEAAGYDANVIYGQSIDENLDDELVVTVIATGFEAKAVDPYPTTTYKERMETSNTKYGQNKEEKRDAAVEPQTEADREKTVAQEKEVAVKTEKYVSTDDQPIDIPPFLQRRKNK, from the coding sequence TTGTTGGAGATTAATATGAGCGATCGAAGTAATATTGCAAAAATAGTAGTTATAGGTGTAGGCGGTGGTGGTAACAATGCCGTTAATAGAATGGTTGAGGATGCGGTGACAGGTGTAGAATTTGTTGCGGTTAATACAGATGTTCAAGCACTCAACGGATCAAAAGCAAAAAACAAAGTACAAATTGGAGAAAAATTGACCAGAGGATTGGGTGCAGGTGCCAAACCGGAGATTGGTCTAAAAGCAGCAGAAGAAAGCCATGATGAATTGGCCCAGATTATAAAAGGTTATGACATGGTATTTATTACCGCCGGTATGGGGGGTGGAACAGGTACAGGCGCTGCACCAGTTATTGCAAACATTGCCAAACAACAGGGTATTTTAACCGTAGGTGTTGTGACCAAGCCTTTTGAATTTGAAGGCCGTGGTCGTATGCAGAATGCCGATCAAGGTATTATTGAGCTCAAAAAGAACGTGGATACTTTAATTGTTATACCGAATCAGAAACTCTTATCTGTTGTAGATCGTAGAACAACCATGAGAGATGCATTCAAAAAAGCAGACGAAGTATTACAACAAGGTGTACAAGGTATATCAGATTTGATTTATACACCGGGTATTATCAATTTGGACTTTGCTGATGTAGCGACGGTTATGAGCGATAAAGGTGTGGCTCATATTGGTATTGGACGAGCAAAAGGTGATAATAAAGCGGAAGAGGCTGCACGACTTGCTATTTCCAGTCCGTTACTTGAAACAACCATAGACGGAGCTAAGCACATGCTGATTAACATCAGTGGTGATTTAAACATGTCTATGTTTGATGCCAATGACGCGATCCAATTAATACAAGAAGCTGCAGGCTATGATGCAAACGTAATCTATGGACAAAGTATAGATGAGAATTTAGATGATGAACTGGTGGTTACCGTTATTGCTACCGGATTTGAAGCAAAAGCCGTAGATCCTTATCCAACGACAACATACAAAGAACGTATGGAAACATCTAATACAAAATACGGACAGAATAAAGAAGAAAAAAGAGATGCTGCAGTGGAGCCACAAACGGAAGCGGATAGGGAAAAGACAGTGGCACAGGAAAAAGAAGTGGCGGTAAAAACGGAAAAGTACGTTTCAACCGATGATCAACCTATTGATATACCACCATTCCTGCAAAGACGAAAAAATAAATAG
- a CDS encoding cell division protein FtsQ/DivIB, which translates to MKKRKKEKHEGYSSRFLIGLVIVTIILVASLYILLELASIKNIVVSGNFQYTKEEIIEMVHIQKNSNVIEVFFNKEKDYSKYPYIKEVEIQYNGYNKLHIIVTEKEVINYIRYQDQFLALDKNGYIIAYQKKQKSGIPIVEGLYVGSAVIGNKLDIQEEVLTTLLELHHLKSKYQVPITHIEFPTNDLKALNLYVNNIKIELGEATQLDMKMRNAGDVMKKLPSDLSGTLNLEQDGQQFIFKKNTE; encoded by the coding sequence ATGAAAAAAAGAAAAAAAGAAAAACATGAAGGTTACTCCAGTCGATTTCTAATCGGCTTGGTGATTGTTACCATTATACTGGTTGCTTCGCTCTATATCCTTCTTGAACTGGCAAGTATTAAAAACATCGTCGTAAGCGGCAATTTCCAATATACTAAAGAAGAGATTATCGAGATGGTACATATTCAAAAAAATTCCAATGTTATTGAAGTGTTTTTTAATAAAGAAAAAGACTATTCAAAATACCCATATATCAAAGAGGTAGAGATTCAGTATAATGGGTATAATAAGTTACACATCATAGTAACGGAAAAAGAGGTGATCAACTACATAAGGTATCAAGATCAGTTTCTTGCTTTGGATAAGAATGGGTATATTATCGCGTATCAGAAGAAACAGAAGTCAGGAATTCCGATTGTAGAAGGGCTATATGTTGGTAGCGCAGTTATTGGAAATAAGCTGGATATTCAAGAAGAGGTGCTAACCACACTTCTGGAGCTACACCACTTAAAATCAAAATATCAAGTACCCATAACTCACATTGAGTTTCCGACAAATGACTTAAAAGCGTTGAATCTTTATGTAAACAACATCAAAATAGAACTGGGAGAAGCAACCCAATTGGACATGAAGATGAGAAATGCCGGTGATGTCATGAAAAAATTGCCTTCTGATTTATCAGGAACCCTTAACTTAGAACAAGATGGTCAGCAATTCATCTTTAAAAAAAATACGGAATAA
- a CDS encoding FtsW/RodA/SpoVE family cell cycle protein — protein sequence MEHKAYKKAKSNSTSLITKGRTDITLVFVVLLLMVFGIVMIYSSSYYSAYAHYGNHNHFFIRQVVWVVIGAVVMFIVSRINYRLFLKFSGYFYVIMLIMLILVLLQPEDINGSKRWLTLFGDISIQPSELAKVVLIMAMSSLMAGFEKHINNFKALGFVLGATALPILLIGVENLSTAIVITAIIGGMVFVMYKNVPKLILIALPPLGLLGFIFFRVAGYRSSRIDIWLNGPFSDPLGKGFQTIQSLYAIGSGGFFGVGLGKSIQKIDFIPEAHNDIIFSIICEELGLFGAIAIIMLFALLLWRCLEIIRSSSAVVEILIVTAVMIHIGLQVFINIGVVTNTIPATGIPLPFISYGGSSLIFLLVELGLVLNIARQNASRLDHL from the coding sequence ATGGAACATAAGGCATATAAAAAAGCAAAATCTAATTCAACGTCACTCATAACAAAAGGTAGAACAGATATAACCTTAGTATTTGTTGTGCTTCTTCTCATGGTTTTTGGCATCGTTATGATCTATAGCTCGAGCTATTATTCCGCATACGCCCACTATGGCAACCACAACCATTTCTTTATACGACAAGTCGTATGGGTTGTGATCGGTGCTGTTGTTATGTTCATAGTTTCAAGAATTAACTATAGGTTATTTCTTAAGTTTTCAGGGTATTTTTATGTCATCATGCTCATTATGCTTATATTGGTATTGCTTCAACCTGAGGACATCAACGGATCAAAAAGATGGTTGACTTTATTTGGAGACATAAGTATTCAACCTTCCGAGTTGGCAAAAGTTGTGTTGATTATGGCGATGAGTAGTTTAATGGCCGGTTTTGAAAAACATATAAACAACTTTAAAGCACTTGGTTTTGTTCTTGGTGCGACGGCCCTACCCATCCTCTTGATTGGTGTTGAAAACCTAAGTACGGCCATTGTCATCACAGCGATAATCGGCGGTATGGTATTTGTCATGTATAAGAACGTACCAAAACTCATTTTGATTGCTCTACCACCACTAGGTCTACTTGGCTTCATATTTTTTCGAGTGGCCGGGTATCGAAGCTCAAGGATTGACATATGGCTTAACGGTCCTTTTTCAGATCCCTTAGGTAAAGGATTTCAAACCATTCAATCCTTATATGCCATTGGATCTGGTGGTTTCTTTGGTGTAGGACTTGGAAAAAGCATACAAAAGATTGACTTCATACCGGAAGCCCACAATGATATTATCTTCTCGATTATTTGCGAAGAATTAGGGCTATTTGGAGCTATTGCAATTATCATGCTATTTGCTTTGTTGTTATGGCGTTGTTTGGAGATTATCCGTTCATCAAGTGCGGTTGTCGAGATTTTGATTGTAACAGCGGTCATGATTCATATTGGGTTACAAGTATTCATAAATATTGGTGTTGTAACCAATACAATTCCGGCGACAGGTATACCCTTACCCTTTATTAGTTACGGTGGATCTTCTTTGATTTTTTTGCTTGTTGAACTTGGTCTAGTGCTAAACATTGCTAGACAAAATGCGAGTAGATTGGATCATTTATAA
- the mraY gene encoding phospho-N-acetylmuramoyl-pentapeptide-transferase — MMELIAVILGATLLTAVLVPISLPYLRKLKFGQFVRDDGPQSHLIKTGTPTMGGLIFMLVIILIGGIMAMRTPVILPVLLVSVGFAVIGFIDDYIKVVKKRSLGLKAYQKLLAQLIITGGFLAFLYGNAVDVTTLIVPFIRGGSLDLGWLYIPFIIVFMLGTVNGVNLTDGIDGLATSVTIAVLTFFLVMDLIVGSQLAPLIGVAIGALLGFLIYNSHPAALFMGDTGSLALGGLVAATAIYMKLPIIILFIGVIYLIEVISVMLQVAYYKKTKKRLFKMAPIHHHFELMGWKETKIVYVFTIITIMMCLISYIGIIVHFGL; from the coding sequence ATGATGGAACTGATTGCAGTTATCCTTGGGGCAACGCTATTGACAGCAGTGCTGGTTCCTATAAGTTTACCTTACTTGAGAAAATTGAAGTTCGGTCAGTTTGTAAGAGATGATGGGCCACAGAGCCACCTGATAAAAACAGGTACACCCACTATGGGTGGGTTAATTTTTATGTTGGTAATCATACTTATAGGCGGTATCATGGCAATGAGAACACCAGTCATCCTTCCGGTATTACTTGTTAGTGTCGGTTTTGCTGTCATCGGATTTATAGATGATTATATCAAAGTGGTCAAAAAACGATCTCTTGGTTTGAAGGCATATCAAAAACTGCTTGCCCAATTGATCATCACCGGTGGCTTTCTGGCGTTTCTTTATGGTAATGCGGTGGACGTGACAACATTGATTGTACCCTTTATACGTGGAGGCAGTTTGGACTTGGGATGGTTATATATCCCATTTATCATAGTGTTTATGCTTGGTACAGTTAATGGTGTTAACTTGACGGATGGTATTGATGGTCTAGCCACATCAGTAACAATAGCGGTATTAACCTTTTTTCTAGTGATGGATCTTATCGTTGGTTCTCAATTAGCACCTCTAATTGGGGTCGCTATTGGTGCACTACTTGGTTTTCTAATCTATAATAGCCATCCAGCCGCATTATTCATGGGCGATACCGGTTCTCTTGCGCTTGGAGGACTCGTCGCAGCCACGGCCATATATATGAAATTACCAATTATAATCCTATTCATAGGCGTGATTTATTTAATCGAAGTCATATCGGTCATGCTACAAGTGGCTTATTATAAAAAAACAAAAAAAAGACTGTTCAAGATGGCACCCATTCATCATCATTTCGAACTGATGGGTTGGAAAGAAACCAAGATAGTCTATGTATTTACCATTATAACCATCATGATGTGTCTCATAAGTTATATTGGAATCATTGTCCATTTTGGATTGTGA
- a CDS encoding UDP-N-acetylmuramoyl-tripeptide--D-alanyl-D-alanine ligase, whose protein sequence is MKRISIEQITNAIEGTFINKESLTEKYIHRVIIDSREVQKNDLYIPIIGERFDGHDFIKEAISAGALCVFSVSIDHVPVGFPAIIVKDTKKALGHLAAFYRQQFTIPFIGITGSVGKTSTKEMLASILETKFKVHKTDGNYNNDIGLPLSILSLEPDAEVAVIELGMNHFGEIDYLANILKPEIGMITNIGVSHIEFLGSQEGILKAKTEMLPHIQDEGLIILNGDDPYLKPLKLQYGRRVKTYGYTQGNDCCVVNYQVLDQGRQKMTVATDRGIYSMTVNYPGEHILLNALGGVLIGEYLGIEKENIIKGILQYEPAKMRLNEYKIGDRLRIIDDAYNASVDSMNGALKTLSVLKEATERSVAILGSMFEMGSYSKKGHEQVGHQVIKSKPDVCILIGKEAKWTYDVIKRFEPEAIKSHYYECVEDFLVSLEKHIMDHDIVLLKASRGMAFEKIREALIRKFEVK, encoded by the coding sequence TTGAAAAGAATATCCATTGAACAGATTACGAATGCGATTGAAGGTACTTTTATTAATAAAGAATCTTTAACAGAAAAATACATCCATCGAGTTATCATAGATAGCCGAGAAGTTCAAAAGAATGATTTGTATATTCCCATTATTGGAGAACGTTTTGATGGCCATGATTTTATAAAAGAAGCCATTTCGGCAGGCGCCTTATGTGTTTTTTCGGTATCAATTGACCATGTCCCGGTAGGGTTTCCGGCCATCATTGTGAAGGATACAAAAAAGGCACTGGGACATTTGGCGGCCTTTTATAGACAACAATTTACCATCCCCTTTATTGGTATAACAGGTAGTGTGGGCAAAACCAGTACCAAAGAAATGTTAGCAAGTATATTAGAAACGAAGTTCAAAGTGCATAAAACCGACGGCAATTATAATAATGACATTGGCCTTCCTTTATCTATATTATCTCTTGAACCTGACGCTGAAGTTGCTGTCATAGAACTGGGTATGAATCATTTTGGAGAAATTGATTATTTGGCGAACATATTAAAACCTGAGATTGGCATGATTACAAATATTGGGGTATCTCATATAGAGTTTCTAGGATCCCAAGAAGGCATATTAAAAGCAAAAACAGAAATGTTACCCCATATACAAGATGAAGGACTAATCATTTTGAATGGGGATGATCCTTATTTGAAACCGTTGAAACTTCAGTATGGACGTCGAGTGAAGACGTACGGTTATACTCAAGGCAACGATTGTTGTGTGGTCAATTACCAAGTGCTGGATCAAGGCAGACAAAAAATGACCGTGGCTACAGACCGAGGTATATACAGTATGACGGTCAATTATCCGGGTGAGCACATCTTATTAAACGCCTTAGGTGGCGTATTAATCGGTGAATATTTAGGTATAGAGAAGGAAAATATTATTAAAGGTATACTACAATATGAACCAGCTAAAATGCGCTTAAACGAATACAAGATTGGTGACCGATTAAGAATTATTGACGATGCCTACAATGCCAGTGTAGATTCCATGAACGGCGCCCTTAAGACCTTAAGTGTTCTTAAGGAAGCAACAGAGAGAAGTGTAGCGATACTGGGTAGTATGTTTGAAATGGGGTCCTACTCAAAAAAAGGACATGAGCAAGTCGGACATCAAGTCATTAAGAGCAAACCGGATGTATGTATATTAATTGGAAAAGAGGCCAAATGGACCTATGATGTTATCAAGCGTTTTGAACCTGAAGCCATTAAGAGCCATTACTATGAATGCGTAGAAGATTTTCTTGTATCTTTGGAGAAGCACATTATGGATCATGACATTGTATTGTTAAAAGCATCAAGAGGGATGGCTTTTGAAAAAATTCGAGAAGCGTTGATAAGAAAGTTTGAGGTGAAATGA
- a CDS encoding UDP-N-acetylmuramoyl-L-alanyl-D-glutamate--2,6-diaminopimelate ligase, with protein MKLAGLLENHTYEIIQGTLNVNIKSIHHDSRCVDEGALFICIEGYESDGHQYIHSAIKQGAVAIIVTKEITIEDPDILIVKVKDARETLAHLATRYYNRPTSQFGLIGVTGTNGKTSTVNLIERILRYSNKKTGLIGTIENKIDDLVIPTEHTTPDALELQQLFAKMVEANVNDVVMEVSSHALDLKRVWGAEFDIAVFTNLTLDHLDYHKTMEAYRDAKLKLFMMADDAVINIDDPVGAYIIENTTSERLLTYSCLNHEADLYAGDIHIDIRGTHFLLNYEGKTYKVDIQTPGRFSVYNALAAIGATLLRGVEIEKIVEALGKDSIIEGRFEVIKSESGYYAIVDYAHAPDGLENVLKTIQEFAKGRVITVFGCGGDRDKSKRPIMGRIAASYSDYTVITSDNPRTENPQTIMDEVEVGVIPLKKPYVRIENRIDAIKHGLDSAQKDDIVLVAGKGHEDYQIIGKTKIHMDDKEIIRSHIQEA; from the coding sequence ATGAAGCTGGCTGGATTATTAGAAAATCATACTTATGAGATCATTCAAGGGACATTAAATGTTAATATTAAGTCCATTCACCACGACTCAAGATGTGTTGATGAAGGCGCACTATTTATTTGTATAGAAGGCTATGAATCAGATGGTCATCAGTATATCCATAGTGCTATTAAGCAAGGCGCCGTCGCAATTATCGTCACGAAAGAAATAACGATTGAAGATCCTGATATATTGATTGTTAAGGTGAAGGATGCTAGAGAAACCTTGGCCCATTTGGCAACGCGTTATTATAACCGACCAACCAGTCAATTTGGATTGATTGGCGTAACAGGTACCAATGGAAAAACATCCACCGTTAACCTAATAGAAAGAATTCTGCGCTATAGTAATAAGAAAACAGGCTTAATTGGTACGATAGAAAACAAGATTGATGACTTGGTTATACCCACGGAACATACAACACCGGATGCCTTAGAGCTTCAACAACTTTTTGCAAAAATGGTAGAAGCTAACGTGAACGATGTTGTTATGGAAGTATCCTCTCATGCTCTAGATCTTAAACGCGTATGGGGAGCAGAATTTGATATTGCCGTTTTCACCAATCTTACTTTAGACCACTTAGATTACCACAAGACGATGGAAGCTTATAGAGATGCGAAATTAAAGCTCTTTATGATGGCGGATGATGCAGTGATCAATATAGACGACCCAGTAGGTGCTTACATAATAGAAAACACGACCTCAGAGCGGTTATTAACCTATAGCTGTTTGAATCATGAAGCTGATTTATATGCAGGGGATATTCATATTGACATTAGAGGTACACACTTTTTATTGAATTATGAAGGTAAGACTTATAAAGTTGATATACAAACGCCCGGTCGATTTAGTGTCTATAATGCGCTGGCAGCCATAGGGGCCACACTACTTAGGGGTGTGGAGATAGAAAAGATCGTTGAAGCTTTAGGGAAAGACAGTATTATTGAAGGTAGATTTGAAGTCATTAAGAGCGAATCAGGGTACTATGCCATCGTTGATTATGCCCATGCCCCAGACGGACTTGAAAATGTGCTCAAAACAATTCAAGAATTTGCAAAAGGTAGAGTCATCACCGTATTTGGTTGTGGTGGTGATCGAGATAAATCAAAAAGACCAATTATGGGCCGCATCGCTGCAAGCTATTCAGATTATACAGTTATAACATCAGACAATCCCAGAACGGAGAATCCTCAAACCATAATGGATGAAGTTGAAGTCGGTGTGATACCCTTGAAAAAGCCTTATGTCCGTATTGAGAATCGTATAGACGCCATAAAACACGGACTGGACAGCGCTCAGAAGGATGATATTGTTCTTGTAGCCGGAAAGGGTCATGAAGATTATCAAATCATTGGTAAAACGAAGATACATATGGATGACAAGGAGATTATAAGGTCTCATATTCAGGAGGCCTAA
- a CDS encoding peptidoglycan D,D-transpeptidase FtsI family protein — protein MKKQRSIQYLMKSRSILLFIIFILLFIFLGYRIVYINIIDDQQYKQSVLAQQINNLTNTNNQIIPKRGSILDNKGIPLAESHKIYNVIFDPAVIIQHKQEIIDETLKLLGDTLADVTVEDLSKLLVDRKGSHYELIAKELTYIDIQPIEEALAKGLIKGVAFEEQYQRTYPYNTLASDVIGFLRSDGEGLWGIEKTYNTYLSGTIGRRFGSVDGQNRFNQEDIVATTGYNVELNLDFTIQTYIEEAISRFYETEEALSVRVVVMNPQNGKILGMASYPNFDLNNPYDMSHLLDEEVLNAMTTQEKSDFLNTLWRNGSISKSYEPGSTFKPFTFAMTLEEYILDPHEHNFLCNGYKVPYQGQAPIYCWKRTGHGDQTIYDALSNSCNVAFMDMGEAIGREFFYNYQRMFGFGAVTNIDLFGEESFRDLVYSYDQLNPVEIQTSAFGQGFQVTPIQLIAGFSSLINGGYLYEPQLMRRIVSEEGLLIVENKPKLQRKVISEEVSFETSTALRHVVDEGTGQGAKVEGYSIGGKTGTAEKGNRETKDYIVSFIGFSPVVSPEIITLVVVDDPVGVDVNSRYAARIFKDIMGNVLPYLRVTKEYEAEVPEVVVEPLDNPNEDAVEENNGEEIIEETTEETTEEAIEEAIEEDLETPND, from the coding sequence ATGAAAAAGCAACGTTCAATTCAATATCTAATGAAAAGCAGAAGCATACTGCTTTTCATTATTTTTATTTTGTTATTTATTTTTCTAGGTTACCGTATAGTGTATATTAATATTATTGATGACCAACAATACAAGCAATCGGTTTTGGCACAGCAGATTAATAATCTGACGAATACAAACAATCAGATTATACCTAAAAGAGGGTCAATACTGGATAACAAAGGTATTCCTTTAGCGGAAAGCCATAAGATTTATAATGTTATATTTGATCCAGCGGTCATCATTCAACATAAACAAGAGATTATTGATGAGACCTTAAAGCTTCTGGGTGATACACTGGCGGATGTGACGGTTGAGGATCTATCTAAGCTCTTAGTGGATCGTAAGGGAAGTCATTATGAACTGATTGCAAAAGAGCTTACATATATAGACATTCAACCTATTGAAGAGGCACTTGCAAAAGGTCTTATTAAAGGTGTAGCTTTTGAAGAACAGTACCAGAGGACCTATCCTTATAATACACTGGCTTCTGATGTTATTGGTTTTTTAAGATCGGATGGTGAAGGTTTGTGGGGTATAGAAAAAACCTATAACACATACCTATCCGGGACAATCGGTAGGCGTTTTGGTTCTGTTGACGGTCAAAATAGATTTAATCAAGAAGATATTGTTGCAACAACAGGTTATAACGTAGAATTGAATCTGGATTTTACCATTCAGACGTATATAGAAGAAGCGATAAGTCGTTTTTATGAGACAGAAGAAGCACTATCTGTTAGAGTGGTCGTCATGAATCCTCAAAACGGTAAGATTCTGGGTATGGCTTCTTATCCCAACTTTGACTTAAATAACCCTTATGACATGAGTCATTTGTTAGATGAAGAAGTATTAAATGCCATGACCACACAAGAGAAAAGTGACTTTTTAAACACGTTATGGCGTAATGGTTCTATATCTAAGTCTTATGAACCCGGTTCCACTTTTAAGCCATTCACCTTTGCAATGACTTTAGAAGAATATATCTTAGATCCACATGAGCATAATTTTCTGTGTAATGGTTACAAAGTGCCTTATCAAGGACAAGCTCCAATATATTGTTGGAAGCGAACAGGACACGGGGATCAAACCATTTATGATGCATTAAGCAATTCTTGTAATGTGGCTTTTATGGATATGGGTGAAGCCATCGGTAGAGAATTTTTCTATAATTATCAGCGCATGTTTGGTTTTGGTGCAGTGACCAATATTGATTTATTTGGTGAAGAGAGCTTTCGAGATTTGGTGTACAGTTATGATCAATTGAATCCGGTTGAAATACAGACCAGTGCCTTCGGACAAGGTTTTCAGGTGACACCCATACAATTGATAGCAGGTTTTTCTTCTTTGATCAACGGTGGGTACTTATATGAACCCCAATTAATGCGTCGTATAGTTTCTGAAGAAGGTTTATTAATTGTAGAGAACAAACCCAAGCTTCAAAGAAAAGTCATATCAGAAGAGGTCTCTTTTGAGACAAGTACAGCGCTTAGACATGTTGTGGATGAAGGAACGGGTCAAGGTGCTAAGGTTGAAGGCTATTCTATAGGTGGAAAAACCGGAACCGCAGAGAAAGGCAATAGAGAGACCAAAGACTATATTGTCTCATTTATTGGATTCAGTCCTGTGGTATCACCGGAAATCATTACCCTTGTAGTTGTAGACGATCCTGTAGGTGTGGATGTTAACAGTCGTTATGCTGCAAGAATATTCAAAGACATCATGGGGAATGTTCTACCTTATTTGAGAGTGACTAAGGAATATGAAGCAGAAGTACCGGAGGTCGTAGTCGAACCATTAGATAATCCAAATGAAGATGCAGTTGAAGAAAACAATGGAGAAGAAATTATAGAAGAAACAACAGAAGAAACAACAGAAGAAGCAATAGAAGAAGCAATAGAAGAAGATCTAGAAACACCGAATGACTAA
- a CDS encoding septum formation initiator family protein: MGKRYQRNRETYVVGSNAVAYKQSVNHQEIAPVAPVETRQRKKKVASINPACTFILASVIIAVSIVCVFMLKAQFSVVDTSKQIMTLKNELNEIRRTNANITAEINETMNLNEIKRIAMDEYGMVYPKGVDVIDIEPEPTSYTVQYSSIELPKDEKVTFGNMLAFITRGW, translated from the coding sequence ATGGGTAAGAGGTATCAAAGAAACAGAGAGACTTATGTTGTTGGTAGCAATGCGGTTGCGTATAAGCAATCCGTAAATCACCAAGAAATAGCCCCAGTGGCGCCTGTTGAAACAAGACAAAGAAAAAAGAAAGTTGCAAGCATCAATCCGGCGTGTACATTTATTTTAGCTTCTGTTATAATAGCTGTGTCTATTGTTTGTGTATTTATGTTGAAAGCACAATTTTCAGTTGTTGATACATCCAAGCAAATCATGACGCTTAAGAATGAACTTAATGAAATCAGAAGAACAAATGCGAATATTACGGCTGAAATCAATGAGACAATGAACTTAAATGAAATAAAGCGTATAGCAATGGATGAATATGGTATGGTCTACCCCAAAGGTGTAGATGTTATTGATATAGAACCGGAACCAACCAGCTATACAGTTCAATATAGTTCCATTGAATTACCAAAGGATGAAAAAGTAACTTTTGGCAATATGTTGGCATTTATAACAAGGGGTTGGTAA
- the rsmH gene encoding 16S rRNA (cytosine(1402)-N(4))-methyltransferase RsmH yields the protein MAFNHKSVLLDECIEALHIKPDGIYVDGTLGGAGHASVICGKLSERGRLIGIDQDEAAIAYSQDRLRHVINQVDIVRSNYNNFNTIIKDLGIAGVDGILLDLGVSSFQLDTADRGFSYMQDAPLDMRMDQRQKKTAKTIVNEYSYQALTKILRVYGEEKFANNITKHILEARAIKPIETTYELVEIIRKSIPMKFQKTSGHPGKRTFQAIRIELNEELAVLENTIQDMIDALNPEGRLCIITFHSLEDRIVKQIFRENENPCTCPSSFPICICGKKPTGKATPKKPILPSDIEMEENSRSKSAKLRVFEKSGGDHNG from the coding sequence ATGGCATTTAATCACAAATCAGTTTTGTTAGACGAATGTATTGAAGCCTTACATATTAAGCCAGATGGCATCTATGTAGATGGTACTTTAGGTGGTGCAGGTCATGCCAGCGTCATCTGTGGTAAGTTAAGTGAACGGGGTAGACTTATTGGTATTGATCAGGATGAGGCAGCCATAGCGTATAGTCAAGATCGGTTGAGACATGTGATCAATCAGGTTGATATCGTTAGAAGCAATTACAATAACTTTAACACAATAATAAAAGATCTGGGTATCGCGGGTGTCGACGGTATTCTTCTTGATTTGGGTGTGTCATCATTTCAACTGGACACAGCTGATCGTGGTTTTTCTTATATGCAAGATGCACCTCTTGACATGCGTATGGATCAAAGACAGAAAAAAACAGCAAAAACCATAGTTAACGAGTATTCATATCAGGCGTTGACAAAGATACTCAGAGTCTACGGAGAAGAAAAGTTTGCAAATAACATTACCAAACATATTCTAGAAGCCAGAGCGATAAAACCAATAGAAACAACCTATGAGTTGGTAGAAATCATTAGAAAATCCATACCCATGAAGTTTCAAAAAACAAGTGGCCACCCTGGAAAAAGAACATTCCAAGCCATTCGAATTGAACTGAATGAGGAATTAGCAGTACTTGAGAATACCATACAAGATATGATTGACGCACTTAATCCGGAAGGCAGGCTTTGTATTATAACCTTTCATTCTCTGGAAGACCGTATTGTAAAGCAAATCTTTAGAGAAAATGAAAATCCATGTACCTGCCCAAGCAGTTTTCCTATATGCATTTGTGGTAAAAAACCCACGGGAAAAGCAACACCCAAAAAACCAATTCTTCCTTCAGATATAGAAATGGAAGAAAATTCTAGAAGTAAAAGTGCAAAATTGAGGGTATTTGAAAAAAGTGGAGGTGACCACAATGGGTAA